One window of the Pseudofrankia sp. DC12 genome contains the following:
- a CDS encoding XRE family transcriptional regulator, which translates to MSDELGAALAATVRAARAARGLTVAGLADASGVSRAMISKVERAEAQPTAALLAKLSGALGLTLSELIARAETGPSRLTRRDVQPVWTDPDSGYTRRAVSPPAATGLELVEVELPAGATVAMPASTYRFIDQQIWVLAGRLRFVEGQDVHELNPGDCLQLGAPVDCVYFNPTDSACRYLVALYKLSAPRGLTLTRGQGAESAACRASELRPARG; encoded by the coding sequence GTGAGTGACGAACTCGGCGCCGCGCTGGCGGCCACCGTCAGGGCCGCCCGGGCCGCGCGTGGCCTGACCGTCGCGGGGCTCGCCGACGCGTCCGGAGTCTCCCGGGCGATGATCTCCAAGGTCGAGCGCGCCGAGGCCCAGCCCACGGCGGCGCTGCTGGCCAAGCTCTCGGGCGCGCTCGGACTGACGCTCTCGGAGCTGATCGCGCGGGCCGAGACCGGGCCGTCCCGGCTGACCCGCCGCGACGTGCAGCCGGTGTGGACCGACCCGGACAGCGGCTATACGCGGCGCGCCGTCTCGCCACCGGCGGCCACGGGCCTGGAGCTCGTCGAGGTCGAGCTGCCCGCCGGGGCCACCGTGGCGATGCCGGCCAGCACCTACCGCTTCATCGACCAGCAGATCTGGGTTCTCGCCGGTCGCCTTCGCTTCGTCGAGGGTCAGGACGTCCACGAGTTGAACCCGGGCGACTGTCTCCAGCTGGGCGCACCGGTGGACTGCGTGTACTTCAACCCCACCGACAGCGCCTGCCGCTACCTGGTCGCTCTCTACAAGCTTTCCGCCCCGCGCGGCTTGACCCTGACGCGAGGTCAGGGCGCAGAGTCGGCGGCGTGTCGGGCGAGCGAGCTGCGACCAGCGCGGGGCTGA
- a CDS encoding MFS transporter gives MTTADIGSPRRGLALTAMIFAVAMTFIDMTIVSIAAPQVQSELKLSATGVQWAVNAYLLALAALFAFGGRLADTLGHRTMVLIGIATFAGASAMCGFTPSGSLAEAWIVTFRALQGAGGALMYPAALAIVVNSYEVRERGKAMALFFGIAGGLTAVGPALGGFLTQWTWRAIFWVNIPIAVVALVLTVLARPASVRTRARMDYRGFALVAAGTGLSVFGFQQAARWGWSDPLTGGCIGLGFVLLLVFGWVELRTRSPLIDLKIFADRGFLVDNVILGLSMVAFVPIFFFASEYAQVSLGEKPASSGLLLLYFFLGFATAAQLGGRMLDRGGARRPVVLGCALAAAGLALWGERLDSLHLGGQIWCIILTGAGMGLIIGQANTDALNRAPATAYGEVTGITQTVRNYGSSLGIAVLGTIQVTQLRSHLTSSLVAQGAPPAEAHRIAAASSQSDHASGSTAAIPHFVQLDFAQATRAVFYVMAGVMALACVIAALALPRASSAERALPAFPKTGQPA, from the coding sequence ATGACCACAGCCGACATCGGCAGCCCGCGCCGCGGTCTCGCGCTCACCGCGATGATCTTCGCTGTGGCGATGACGTTCATCGACATGACGATCGTCTCGATCGCCGCTCCGCAGGTCCAGAGCGAGCTGAAGCTGTCCGCGACCGGGGTCCAGTGGGCCGTCAACGCCTATCTACTGGCGCTTGCGGCGCTGTTCGCGTTCGGGGGGCGGCTCGCGGACACCCTCGGGCACCGGACGATGGTCCTCATCGGGATCGCCACCTTCGCCGGCGCCTCGGCCATGTGTGGCTTCACGCCATCGGGGAGCCTGGCCGAGGCGTGGATCGTGACGTTCCGAGCCCTGCAGGGCGCCGGCGGAGCCCTGATGTACCCGGCGGCGCTGGCGATCGTCGTCAACAGCTACGAGGTGCGCGAGCGCGGCAAGGCGATGGCGTTGTTCTTCGGGATCGCCGGCGGGCTGACGGCCGTCGGCCCGGCGCTGGGTGGCTTCCTCACCCAGTGGACCTGGCGGGCGATCTTCTGGGTGAACATCCCGATCGCGGTCGTGGCGCTCGTGCTGACGGTGCTCGCGCGACCGGCCTCCGTGCGCACCAGGGCCCGGATGGACTACCGCGGGTTCGCCCTGGTCGCCGCCGGGACGGGTCTGTCGGTGTTCGGCTTCCAGCAGGCGGCCCGCTGGGGCTGGTCGGACCCGTTGACCGGCGGGTGCATCGGGCTCGGCTTCGTCCTGCTGCTGGTCTTCGGCTGGGTCGAGCTGCGCACCCGGTCACCGCTGATCGACCTGAAGATCTTCGCCGACCGGGGCTTTCTCGTCGACAACGTGATCCTCGGCCTGTCGATGGTCGCGTTCGTCCCGATCTTCTTCTTCGCGAGCGAGTACGCCCAGGTCTCGCTCGGCGAGAAACCGGCCAGCTCGGGCCTGCTGCTGCTCTACTTCTTCCTCGGCTTCGCGACCGCGGCGCAGCTGGGCGGGCGGATGCTCGACCGGGGCGGCGCCCGGCGCCCGGTGGTCCTGGGCTGCGCCCTCGCGGCCGCAGGGCTCGCGCTCTGGGGCGAGCGGCTCGACTCGCTGCACCTCGGCGGCCAGATCTGGTGCATCATCCTCACCGGCGCCGGAATGGGCCTGATCATCGGGCAGGCGAACACCGACGCCCTCAACCGGGCACCTGCCACGGCCTACGGCGAGGTCACGGGTATCACCCAGACGGTCCGCAACTACGGCTCCAGCCTGGGGATCGCCGTTCTCGGCACCATCCAGGTGACCCAGCTGCGCTCACACCTGACGAGCTCGCTGGTCGCCCAGGGCGCGCCGCCGGCCGAGGCTCACCGGATCGCCGCCGCGTCGTCCCAGTCCGACCACGCGAGCGGCTCCACGGCAGCGATCCCGCACTTCGTCCAGCTCGACTTCGCGCAGGCGACCCGCGCCGTGTTCTACGTGATGGCCGGTGTCATGGCGCTCGCCTGCGTGATCGCCGCGCTGGCGCTGCCGCGCGCGTCCAGCGCCGAGCGGGCGCTCCCCGCGTTCCCCAAGACCGGGCAACCGGCCTAG
- a CDS encoding NAD(P)-dependent oxidoreductase, with the protein MSQHRGPLVVTVPTDELRAALASVPGTEVVVWDLSGPPPRQDLDLVVVPYMADPAVLAALKDLRPLLVQSQSIGYEGVSAVLPDGHTFSNAAGVHEASTAELAAGLMIASQRRLPALLRAQAEHTWAHAESLALADSTVIVVGQGGVGRAVVRRLKPFEVDVVRVATSRRTDADGVVRAIDELPGLLPDADIVVLALPLNAGTAGLVDREFLAAMRPRGLLVNVARGGVVVTADLVDAVRDGQVRAALDVVDPEPLPPEHALWGLDGVILTPHVGGHSAAMRPRVVALLRRQIAALATGAPAHNVVLPARP; encoded by the coding sequence TTGTCCCAGCACCGCGGGCCGCTGGTCGTGACCGTGCCGACCGATGAGCTCCGCGCGGCCCTCGCCTCCGTTCCCGGGACCGAGGTGGTGGTCTGGGACCTGTCCGGCCCGCCGCCTCGGCAGGATCTCGACCTTGTCGTGGTGCCGTACATGGCCGACCCCGCCGTGCTGGCCGCTCTCAAGGACCTGCGGCCGCTGCTCGTGCAGAGCCAGTCCATCGGCTACGAGGGCGTCAGCGCCGTACTTCCCGACGGCCACACGTTCAGCAACGCCGCCGGGGTCCACGAGGCGTCCACCGCCGAGCTGGCGGCCGGGCTGATGATCGCCAGCCAGCGGCGGCTACCGGCACTGCTACGTGCGCAGGCAGAGCACACGTGGGCCCACGCCGAGTCCCTGGCGCTGGCGGACTCGACGGTGATCGTGGTCGGCCAGGGCGGCGTCGGCCGGGCCGTCGTCCGCCGCCTGAAGCCCTTCGAAGTCGACGTCGTCCGGGTGGCGACGAGCCGTCGGACTGACGCCGACGGCGTCGTGCGGGCGATCGACGAGCTACCTGGCCTGCTCCCCGACGCGGACATCGTCGTGCTCGCGCTACCGCTGAACGCGGGCACGGCGGGCCTCGTGGACCGGGAGTTCCTGGCCGCGATGAGGCCTCGCGGCCTGCTGGTGAACGTCGCCCGCGGCGGGGTGGTCGTGACCGCGGACCTGGTCGACGCGGTCCGGGACGGCCAGGTCCGGGCCGCGCTCGACGTCGTCGATCCCGAGCCGCTCCCGCCGGAGCACGCGCTGTGGGGCCTCGACGGCGTCATCCTCACGCCCCACGTCGGTGGGCACAGCGCCGCGATGCGGCCGCGCGTCGTCGCCCTGCTCCGCCGCCAGATCGCCGCCCTGGCAACCGGGGCGCCCGCCCACAACGTCGTCCTCCCGGCCCGGCCGTAG
- a CDS encoding GNAT family N-acetyltransferase, whose translation MPSDLPSENWLIRPATAADAQACAAIYADYVTDTAITFETEVPSVEDTASRIERSNLRHAWLVLEADGVVVGYAYGREYHTRAAYGWSCEASVYLQVGRRRTGAGRALYEALLPRLAERGYRRVIAGITQPNDASNGLHYAFGFTDVGVMYKIGWKHGAWHDVAWLQLDLTPDENPAKPPAAVT comes from the coding sequence GTGCCTAGCGACCTACCGAGCGAAAACTGGCTGATCCGGCCGGCGACCGCGGCCGACGCCCAGGCCTGCGCGGCGATCTACGCGGACTACGTCACTGACACGGCGATCACGTTCGAGACCGAGGTCCCGTCGGTCGAGGACACGGCGAGCCGGATCGAACGGTCGAACCTCCGCCACGCCTGGCTGGTCCTCGAGGCCGACGGGGTGGTCGTCGGGTACGCCTACGGGCGGGAGTACCACACCCGCGCCGCCTATGGCTGGTCGTGCGAGGCGAGCGTCTACCTCCAGGTCGGCAGGCGCCGGACCGGTGCCGGGCGCGCGCTCTACGAGGCGCTGCTGCCACGGCTGGCCGAGCGTGGCTACCGCCGCGTCATCGCGGGGATCACCCAGCCCAACGACGCCAGCAACGGCCTGCACTACGCCTTCGGCTTCACCGACGTCGGGGTCATGTACAAGATCGGCTGGAAGCACGGCGCCTGGCACGACGTCGCCTGGCTGCAGCTGGACCTGACCCCGGACGAGAACCCCGCCAAGCCGCCGGCCGCGGTCACCTGA
- a CDS encoding CoA transferase, translating to MSGWLSATLPARTLATTSVEAVCAAARRAGATGPIATAASDPERIAAAFGSERLFRDGGSGADAFAPLSGFFPAADGWLRTHASYPHHRDRLLRLVGLAADEADRATLARAISARSAAEIENLAVEAGAIAVRVRTEAEWRASEPGIATATGSLVRFTHRDDGAALTLAGGGLPLAGIRVLDLTRVLAGPVCGRTLALLGADVLRLDPPIPAEIEWQQLDTGQGKRTAILDLRTELPRAQELLDAADVLVTGYRPGAIEAFGLRPPPGLIRARVNAWGDTGPWAGRRGFDSIVQAASGIALIESADGTTPGALPAQALDHATGYLLAAAVIDALVARAADGRGLDLAAALARTASWLLDRPGREPGHPPAAAPTDRCAVTHGTRTTARPAIPGFDDYPFPAHHWGTDPAAFD from the coding sequence ATGTCCGGCTGGCTGTCCGCCACTCTCCCGGCCCGCACGCTCGCGACCACGTCGGTCGAGGCCGTCTGCGCGGCCGCGCGCCGCGCCGGGGCCACCGGTCCGATCGCCACCGCCGCGTCGGATCCCGAGCGCATCGCCGCCGCGTTCGGCAGCGAGCGGCTGTTCCGCGACGGTGGCAGCGGTGCGGACGCGTTCGCGCCGCTGTCCGGCTTCTTCCCGGCCGCGGATGGCTGGCTGCGGACCCACGCGAGCTACCCACACCACCGCGACCGCCTGCTGCGCCTCGTCGGCCTGGCCGCGGACGAGGCAGACCGGGCGACCCTGGCCAGGGCGATCTCGGCGCGGTCGGCCGCCGAGATCGAGAACCTGGCGGTCGAGGCTGGCGCCATCGCGGTCCGGGTCAGGACCGAGGCCGAGTGGCGGGCGTCCGAGCCGGGCATCGCCACGGCCACGGGGTCGCTCGTCCGGTTCACGCACCGCGACGACGGCGCCGCCCTCACACTCGCGGGCGGTGGGCTCCCCCTGGCCGGCATCCGCGTGCTCGATCTGACTCGGGTGCTGGCCGGGCCAGTCTGCGGGCGGACGCTCGCCCTGCTCGGCGCGGACGTGCTGCGCCTCGATCCGCCGATTCCCGCCGAGATCGAGTGGCAGCAGCTGGATACGGGCCAGGGCAAGCGGACCGCGATCCTCGACCTGCGCACCGAGCTGCCCCGGGCGCAGGAGCTCCTGGACGCGGCGGATGTCCTGGTGACCGGCTACCGACCCGGCGCGATCGAGGCCTTCGGGCTGCGACCGCCGCCCGGGCTCATCCGCGCCCGGGTCAACGCCTGGGGCGACACCGGCCCGTGGGCTGGCCGGCGCGGCTTCGACTCCATCGTCCAGGCCGCGTCGGGCATCGCACTGATCGAGAGCGCGGACGGCACGACGCCCGGGGCCTTGCCCGCGCAGGCGCTCGACCACGCCACCGGGTATCTGCTCGCCGCCGCGGTCATCGATGCGCTGGTCGCCCGCGCCGCCGACGGCCGGGGCCTCGACCTCGCCGCCGCCCTCGCGCGCACGGCCTCCTGGCTGCTCGACCGTCCCGGCCGCGAGCCGGGTCATCCGCCGGCCGCGGCGCCGACCGACCGTTGCGCCGTCACGCACGGCACGCGCACGACGGCGCGCCCCGCCATTCCCGGCTTCGACGACTACCCGTTCCCCGCCCACCACTGGGGCACCGACCCGGCCGCCTTCGACTGA